In the genome of Zootoca vivipara chromosome 6, rZooViv1.1, whole genome shotgun sequence, the window TTTCCTCCTGCTTAATCCGTACCTTCTTAATTTGACCATTTGTAATATGCATCGACATGTGATCCGTAAACTCTGCTTCGAAATAGTAGAATTTTTTACAGCCACTGAAGTTGCATGCATAAGAAGCATCCCTAAAATGCTGAGCTTCGTGATGGTAGAGCTGCCCCAAGTCACTGAAAACAATGTTACAGCCACTGAGCTCACATTTATAACGCAGATTGTCATGTTGCAGCTTGTGACGGAGCAGCTCATTCACTGATCCAAACCTAGCATAGCAGCCCACTGACACACACATGTACGGCTGAGGGCCACTGTGCACATGTTCATGCTCCTGTAGATGGAACGCCGAAACAAAATGCCGCCTGCAGTATGCACACCTCTCTCTCCTGTTTTTCATGTCCAGGTAGTGCATTGCATTTGGATCATTTTTGTGTTCAGCTTTCAAGTGAACACTTAAGTACTTGAATTGCTTATACACCTTGGAGCAATCCGTGCCTGGGCATGGGTACAGGTCCCTGTCCTGCAAGTGGCAGTTTTCTAGCTTACTAAACGTGATGTAATCCTGCATGTCAGTTCTGGCTTGTTCTCCCAAAGCCACGAAAGCAATTCTGGCTAGACTGCTCTTTGCCAGCCTCTCTTTCTTCAACAGCAACTTCTTCTTACCACGGTATTTCCTACTAGGAGGCATTTTTACATGTTCCATCACATGCTTCACAAAGACATCCTTCCTCTTGAACTTTTTTATACACACTGGGCATGTATAAATGCCACCTTCCATATGCATCTTAGAATGGTGAAGTATTCTGGCCTCTATACATTCCTTTTTGCAAATAGCACAGAAAAATTTGTACTGAAGCCACCTCTGGTACCTTTCCGAGGACCCAATGGGCTTTTTAACTCTCACTTTAGGCCGATTTAATGTATCTTGACCTTCAGAATTATTATCTTCACTATCACTTAGGAAAACATCTAACATAGCAGTTTCACTGACAGACATCTTCCTGCAACTCAGATCATCCCCCGAATCAGAAACTTCTTTTCTTCTCCAGTGTCACTTCAGAGTTTTCCAGTCCCAAAATTCTGGATCAAATGGCCAATACACCTTTCAAACCAACAGCAGCTCACAACACAGGGAGTTTTTTCCATCCAATTTTTTATCTAGCTGCAGGTAGAGCTCTTTTAGTAGACTGTATCTTTCCTTGCTTGGCTCAAGTAAGTATTCAGTGAGCTGACATGCTCTTCTTACTTTGAGGTCTTCCGGCATACAGAGGTCTTCATGTCATCATTTTCATTTGATCGGGGCTGCAAGGCTCTCACACATAACAAAACAGGCACAACAAGGCCTGCTTCTTCTGCCTATAGGAAAGAAGAGAGCGCAACTCAAATCTTTATTTAGCCCCAGAGatctctcttaaaaacaaaagggagaaaaatgaaaaaactGGACAGATGCTCTTTCTTCAGATTTCTaggcatttcatagaattgtagtgttggaagggaccataggggtcatctagtccaaccccctgcaatgcaggaatcttttgcccaatgtgaggcttgaacccacaaccctaagagtctcatgctccactgactgagctatccctctcAATCCAGAAGCGATTGCAGATTTGGGGAACcgtggcccttcaaatgttgctggactccaatttccattaACCCCAGGAAGTAtgaccaatgaccagggatggtgagagttgtaatTCAGAAACATCAGaatggccacaggtttcccatgccTGGATTAGAGGGTTATATATAGATACATACTCTGGCATTTCTTATTTCAATCTTATTTCAATTTCTGCACCATCCACTTAATGTTCTAAGCCAAGCCAGATCTTTTAGAGATAAAATGGAGAGATAAAAGCATAAAAACAACTCTGCCGAGTCAGATCCAAGACTCATCTAGTTCGGCATCCTGTTTTCACTGATTTCTGTTTAACAAACCTGCTCCACCTCTCTTTAATTGTTTTCTCAATGATGAACACATGATTAACATTCATTTTACAGAAAGAATAACCCTAGAAGGAAaaccctgatcctaaacctctgctgctttgaggaatatctttggatgaagaaaaggctaaggagtaaaccctaaacaaatccagagtggagtccccaagacagttggatggagccatgcaagctggtgccaaacttattgctctgctttcctttggagcacatcagcaaggccgagaaGGGGGTGTTGCTAATGcaatggtttgatttcacccctggaggcacactgcaTTGTCTCTggagatagatggatgccaacaataacaaCCTAAAGGTTAGTCCCCCAATGAcactttgcaaaaataataataataataattatagacaAATTTTATACCTTCTTTTGTATCTTCTATTCAAAAAGGCGACTCTTATTCATTATTCCACAgggaaaggcacagaagtcttgcTATATGTTAGGCAGTGGTAGATTCCCTGTGATTCAGCTCCACACTTCCCTAGCGAACCAGAGACTA includes:
- the LOC132592301 gene encoding zinc finger protein Rlf-like — translated: MSVSETAMLDVFLSDSEDNNSEGQDTLNRPKVRVKKPIGSSERYQRWLQYKFFCAICKKECIEARILHHSKMHMEGGIYTCPVCIKKFKRKDVFVKHVMEHVKMPPSRKYRGKKKLLLKKERLAKSSLARIAFVALGEQARTDMQDYITFSKLENCHLQDRDLYPCPGTDCSKVYKQFKYLSVHLKAEHKNDPNAMHYLDMKNRRERCAYCRRHFVSAFHLQEHEHVHSGPQPYMCVSVGCYARFGSVNELLRHKLQHDNLRYKCELSGCNIVFSDLGQLYHHEAQHFRDASYACNFSGCKKFYYFEAEFTDHMSMHITNGQIKKVRIKQEENVSGDSLTSLSDLEVFEQKDPACLHESLNLPSGATNSEGIQQVKLEPTNSEGILQVKQEAMFDGEVDVKVITV